Genomic segment of Drosophila simulans strain w501 chromosome 2R, Prin_Dsim_3.1, whole genome shotgun sequence:
CACGGTCTGGAGAAGAGAATGACGAGATTGCGCTTGATACTTCAGGTGGCCTTTTGCCATCCCCCGGGACCCCAATCGGATTCACAGGCAAAGCCCGTTCGGTTCCACTTTGCGGAGGCCAACAGCGCTTCGCCCACAGGTGATGGAGCAGTGGCTCATATGCTGGCCGCTCTCTTAGATGCTATAGAATCTCACTACGGATGGCTGGCCACGCGATTGTACCGAGCCTTCCGTCCAAAGTGCTTGAAAGTGGATGTTGGCTGGCGTTGGCGACGCATGTGCTGCATACCAATCGTTTTGATCTTTGAATTTGCTCTTGTCACCGTGGTTACTGGCATCTCTCTTACCGTGGCATACTTCACGTTTGCCGATGAGAAAGATAAGGAACAGATATTGGTGGCTCTCTATGTAATTGCTGCCGTGATGGGCACGCTGATCTGTACGCATCTCCATGTCCTGGCCAAGGTGTTTGTATCCCTGTTCACCTCTCACATCCGAGTACTAAAAAGGGCAGTTCGGTCCAGTGAGTCGGCTCCATTGACTATGCTGGGTGCCGAGGTGGCCGTGATGACGGACATGGTCAAGTGCCTCGATGCATTCACCAATCAGCAGAGCCGCTTAGTTGGTGTGATCGACGCCTTGGATTCCTGCGATACGGAGAGAATTCTCACTCTTCTGAATGCGGTGCAAACGCTTCTATCTTCACCTAACCGACCATTTGTTTTGCTCATTTCTGTGGATCCCCATGTCATAGCCAAAGCAGCGGAGGCTAATAGTCGACGACTCTTCACGGAGGGCGGAATCGGAGGACATGACTTCCTGAGAAACTTGGTGCATCTGCCTGTTTATCTGCAAAACTCCGGACTGAGAAAGGTGCAACGAGCCCAGATGACAGCACTGCTCTTCAAGAGAAGTGGCGGAGGAGATTACCAGACAGACGATGGACCCACATTGGGTCACTCTGTATCCGCTCGTCGACTGTCCAACGCCTCTGAGATAATCTCCAGTCAGGAGAAGCTGCGCGGGCCCGCCCGAGGAGGTGGTGGAAAGAAGCTGCGTCTCTCCGAATCCGTGGCCAGTTCTACTGGTTCCAATCTCCATCGCCTGGGTCAGAATCCCCAGACCGTGCTCGATCTATCGCGCATTGTGCTCACGGATGATTACTTCAGCGATGTCAATCCACGCAGTATGCGTCGCCTAATGAACGTGATCTACATCACGGTGCGCTTGCTAAAGGCCTTCCAGATTGAGTTCAGCTGGTATCGCCTGAGTTCTTGGATCAATCTCACTGAGCAGTGGCCCTTGAGAGCAAGTATGATAGTGCTGCATCACGATCAGTTCATGGACGGCAATGCTGATGAGAGTGTATCGCTGCAAAGTGTTTACGAGAAGTGAGTTTAAGACCTTAATCGTGATTTCATTTAGAAAGAATCTTATGTCTACTTCAATCCTTTAGATTGCGACCCAAACTCGCTTACTTGAGAGAAGCTGCTCCACTTCTGGAGTTGGATAGAGATGAACGAAAGCTCGACGCCTTCCTGCAGCTGCACAAATCAGATTTACTCGTGGCGGATCTCCGCATCTTCTTGCCCTTCACCATTAATCTGGATCCCTACTTAAGAAAGGTCTTAAAGGGTGagttataataaaaataaaactctgGCGCAAACTAAATAGTATTTACTTTTCAGAGGATCAGCAAACCATCGAGGACGAGGGCTCCCTAGTGATACAAGCAAGGCCCAGCGTTTCCAATACTATGCGTCAATTCCCAGCACCCACCACTTATGTGCCTTCGCCGCAGGCTTATCCACCCTACCAAATGTTCCAGAACGAGTATCCTGCCAATGAGTTACGCTCCAGGAATCTCAGCACGAGCACAGAACCTGTCACCCCACTTATTAACTCACCTAGTGATTCGTTTGGTGTAAGTGATTtgagtttaaatttatagaaaCATAGGCTTAAAtgaatgtttttcatttactACAGGACGATATCCTGCAAACCAAGCTGACCGATCTGACCGTTGAGGGAGTCATCAGCCTGCTGGATCGGATTGAGGACATGAAACCAGCGTTGCCCAAACTAGCGCCCGTGCTCCGCGAGAATGCAATCAATGGACGTGTGCTGAAACACTGCGATATGCCGGATCTGAAATCGGTAAGGTGTTACTAtcattttaaagtttcttCCGTATTAATCGACGAGTTACGAACAGGTTTTGGGCCTGAGCTTTGGCCACTGGGAGCTGTTCCGCCTGCTGATCACCACGTTGCGGGAATGCGAGCGATTGCCACGGAAGCAGcagcgtcagcagcagcaaccgggTGCGTTGGAGGCACCATCGAATGTCCCGATGATTAAGGATGTGACGGATGCCCTGATGCAGCCACCCAGAGAGTCCCTCTCGCGAAAGAACTCCGTCAGTCATATGGAGAAGCAGGTAAGGCGAGCCATCAAAAGTCTTAGAATTGTAGGATCGGAAAGTTGTATATTCAAAAGAACGATTCGCTCTAACTCATGTGCTTTGATCTATTCTTATTCCGACCATTTTAACAATCCGATATGAAATGCAGTCAAAAGTGCATGACTACGAGTATCTGCAGGTAAAGCTCAGACACTAAGCGACACAGACTGAAACCCAAAATTCCAAGCCAACATTTGTGCAATTCCATAACAGATCAATATCAAATGCCTTAGTAAATCCATTAGCTAATGAGTTTCATCTATTGCCAGGTCACGCTGGAGGAGCAGATGATCTGCGGCACCTTGCAGACTCTGAATGAGGAGGCGTACGAGGATGTGGCCAGTAGCGAGCGACCGAGTCCCACAGGTGAGATGTTGGCGGCAGTCGCACAACTGCAATTAGCACCCATCCGCGAGTCCTCCGAATTCGGATCGCCTTCCGACGATCAGAAGCAGTACGGGGTCAAGataagcaacaacaacaacaaccagtaCTTGCATGCGGAGTACAACCGGAGCGTCAGCTCGCATTCCCTGCAGAGTCTGAGCACTCTGGTGGGTGCACCCGTTGGTCATGGTGGTTCAGGTGGCAGTCACCTGCACCTGGGCAATGGTAACGATCTGAGCGATAGCACGCTCGATCTAATGCATGTAGACTCGGTgtatggtggtggtggtggaggtggt
This window contains:
- the LOC6735531 gene encoding kinase D-interacting substrate of 220 kDa isoform X9; this encodes MFKSRLKTNPGGSENINRFGDSMGSLGHRALLQYIDNNDISGLRAILDSRHLTIDDRDENATTVLMVVAGRGLTAFVREFLARGADVQAEDLDNWTALLCASRNGHLDVVQLLLDHGAEVEHRDMGGWTSLMWAAYRGHTELVRLLLDKGADGNAHGNYHLGALLWAAGRGYKDIVELLVQRGAKVNVGDKYGTTALVWACRRGNVEIVDTLLKAGANVDTAGMYSWTPLLVAAAGGHTDCVSSILEKKPNVNALDKDGMTALCIASREGFQDIAASLIAAGAYINIQDRGADTPLIHAVKAGHRTVVEALLKKHADVDIQGKDRKTAIYTAVEKGHTPIVKLLLATNPDLESATKDGDTPLLRAVRNRNLEIVHLLLDRKAKVTASDKRGDTCLHIAMRARSKTIVEALLRNPKHSQLLYRANKAGETPYNIDSLHQKTILGQVFGARRLNTNEDSEGMLGYELYSSALADVLSEPTLTTPITVGLYAKWGSGKSFLLNKLRDEMNNFARQWAEPPIRTSGLLFIVCLHVALLIGTIVGLSTWSAVVGVSAAVGFLLLAYLLLAAVRYCNYQMDMQWAYSVQHGLEKRMTRLRLILQVAFCHPPGPQSDSQAKPVRFHFAEANSASPTGDGAVAHMLAALLDAIESHYGWLATRLYRAFRPKCLKVDVGWRWRRMCCIPIVLIFEFALVTVVTGISLTVAYFTFADEKDKEQILVALYVIAAVMGTLICTHLHVLAKVFVSLFTSHIRVLKRAVRSSESAPLTMLGAEVAVMTDMVKCLDAFTNQQSRLVGVIDALDSCDTERILTLLNAVQTLLSSPNRPFVLLISVDPHVIAKAAEANSRRLFTEGGIGGHDFLRNLVHLPVYLQNSGLRKVQRAQMTALLFKRSGGGDYQTDDGPTLGHSVSARRLSNASEIISSQEKLRGPARGGGGKKLRLSESVASSTGSNLHRLGQNPQTVLDLSRIVLTDDYFSDVNPRSMRRLMNVIYITVRLLKAFQIEFSWYRLSSWINLTEQWPLRASMIVLHHDQFMDGNADESVSLQSVYEKLRPKLAYLREAAPLLELDRDERKLDAFLQLHKSDLLVADLRIFLPFTINLDPYLRKVLKEDQQTIEDEGSLVIQARPSVSNTMRQFPAPTTYVPSPQAYPPYQMFQNEYPANELRSRNLSTSTEPVTPLINSPSDSFGDDILQTKLTDLTVEGVISLLDRIEDMKPALPKLAPVLRENAINGRVLKHCDMPDLKSVLGLSFGHWELFRLLITTLRECERLPRKQQRQQQQPGALEAPSNVPMIKDVTDALMQPPRESLSRKNSVSHMEKQSKVHDYEYLQVTLEEQMICGTLQTLNEEAYEDVASSERPSPTELDTPTAGAAMTTPLLGASGSVPAPSGRESILKQQGSVKADKRVSIQQTATSNNNNNNSTKLTPNVEYVSERQPEVQGAGKRLTTKPPPGPRPASLIITRNDSNSQFQLLRSSSVDYDDVEAQDHRTTIRTTLLEQQEEEESAPFVFTVRK
- the LOC6735531 gene encoding kinase D-interacting substrate of 220 kDa isoform X8, whose protein sequence is MVESVPVYSISRFVESHLAISANGERRISNSRNINRFGDSMGSLGHRALLQYIDNNDISGLRAILDSRHLTIDDRDENATTVLMVVAGRGLTAFVREFLARGADVQAEDLDNWTALLCASRNGHLDVVQLLLDHGAEVEHRDMGGWTSLMWAAYRGHTELVRLLLDKGADGNAHGNYHLGALLWAAGRGYKDIVELLVQRGAKVNVGDKYGTTALVWACRRGNVEIVDTLLKAGANVDTAGMYSWTPLLVAAAGGHTDCVSSILEKKPNVNALDKDGMTALCIASREGFQDIAASLIAAGAYINIQDRGADTPLIHAVKAGHRTVVEALLKKHADVDIQGKDRKTAIYTAVEKGHTPIVKLLLATNPDLESATKDGDTPLLRAVRNRNLEIVHLLLDRKAKVTASDKRGDTCLHIAMRARSKTIVEALLRNPKHSQLLYRANKAGETPYNIDSLHQKTILGQVFGARRLNTNEDSEGMLGYELYSSALADVLSEPTLTTPITVGLYAKWGSGKSFLLNKLRDEMNNFARQWAEPPIRTSGLLFIVCLHVALLIGTIVGLSTWSAVVGVSAAVGFLLLAYLLLAAVRYCNYQMDMQWAYSVQHGLEKRMTRLRLILQVAFCHPPGPQSDSQAKPVRFHFAEANSASPTGDGAVAHMLAALLDAIESHYGWLATRLYRAFRPKCLKVDVGWRWRRMCCIPIVLIFEFALVTVVTGISLTVAYFTFADEKDKEQILVALYVIAAVMGTLICTHLHVLAKVFVSLFTSHIRVLKRAVRSSESAPLTMLGAEVAVMTDMVKCLDAFTNQQSRLVGVIDALDSCDTERILTLLNAVQTLLSSPNRPFVLLISVDPHVIAKAAEANSRRLFTEGGIGGHDFLRNLVHLPVYLQNSGLRKVQRAQMTALLFKRSGGGDYQTDDGPTLGHSVSARRLSNASEIISSQEKLRGPARGGGGKKLRLSESVASSTGSNLHRLGQNPQTVLDLSRIVLTDDYFSDVNPRSMRRLMNVIYITVRLLKAFQIEFSWYRLSSWINLTEQWPLRASMIVLHHDQFMDGNADESVSLQSVYEKLRPKLAYLREAAPLLELDRDERKLDAFLQLHKSDLLVADLRIFLPFTINLDPYLRKVLKEDQQTIEDEGSLVIQARPSVSNTMRQFPAPTTYVPSPQAYPPYQMFQNEYPANELRSRNLSTSTEPVTPLINSPSDSFGDDILQTKLTDLTVEGVISLLDRIEDMKPALPKLAPVLRENAINGRVLKHCDMPDLKSVLGLSFGHWELFRLLITTLRECERLPRKQQRQQQQPGALEAPSNVPMIKDVTDALMQPPRESLSRKNSVSHMEKQVTLEEQMICGTLQTLNEEAYEDVASSERPSPTELDTPTAGAAMTTPLLGASGSVPAPSGRESILKQQGSVKADKRVSIQQTATSNNNNNNSTKLTPNVEYVSERQPEVQGAGKRLTTKPPPGPRPASLIITRNDSNSQFQLLRSSSVDYDDVEAQDHRTTIRTTLLEQQEEEESAPFVFTVRK
- the LOC6735531 gene encoding kinase D-interacting substrate of 220 kDa isoform X10, producing MFKSRLKTNPGGSENINRFGDSMGSLGHRALLQYIDNNDISGLRAILDSRHLTIDDRDENATTVLMVVAGRGLTAFVREFLARGADVQAEDLDNWTALLCASRNGHLDVVQLLLDHGAEVEHRDMGGWTSLMWAAYRGHTELVRLLLDKGADGNAHGNYHLGALLWAAGRGYKDIVELLVQRGAKVNVGDKYGTTALVWACRRGNVEIVDTLLKAGANVDTAGMYSWTPLLVAAAGGHTDCVSSILEKKPNVNALDKDGMTALCIASREGFQDIAASLIAAGAYINIQDRGADTPLIHAVKAGHRTVVEALLKKHADVDIQGKDRKTAIYTAVEKGHTPIVKLLLATNPDLESATKDGDTPLLRAVRNRNLEIVHLLLDRKAKVTASDKRGDTCLHIAMRARSKTIVEALLRNPKHSQLLYRANKAGETPYNIDSLHQKTILGQVFGARRLNTNEDSEGMLGYELYSSALADVLSEPTLTTPITVGLYAKWGSGKSFLLNKLRDEMNNFARQWAEPPIRTSGLLFIVCLHVALLIGTIVGLSTWSAVVGVSAAVGFLLLAYLLLAAVRYCNYQMDMQWAYSVQHGLEKRMTRLRLILQVAFCHPPGPQSDSQAKPVRFHFAEANSASPTGDGAVAHMLAALLDAIESHYGWLATRLYRAFRPKCLKVDVGWRWRRMCCIPIVLIFEFALVTVVTGISLTVAYFTFADEKDKEQILVALYVIAAVMGTLICTHLHVLAKVFVSLFTSHIRVLKRAVRSSESAPLTMLGAEVAVMTDMVKCLDAFTNQQSRLVGVIDALDSCDTERILTLLNAVQTLLSSPNRPFVLLISVDPHVIAKAAEANSRRLFTEGGIGGHDFLRNLVHLPVYLQNSGLRKVQRAQMTALLFKRSGGGDYQTDDGPTLGHSVSARRLSNASEIISSQEKLRGPARGGGGKKLRLSESVASSTGSNLHRLGQNPQTVLDLSRIVLTDDYFSDVNPRSMRRLMNVIYITVRLLKAFQIEFSWYRLSSWINLTEQWPLRASMIVLHHDQFMDGNADESVSLQSVYEKLRPKLAYLREAAPLLELDRDERKLDAFLQLHKSDLLVADLRIFLPFTINLDPYLRKVLKEDQQTIEDEGSLVIQARPSVSNTMRQFPAPTTYVPSPQAYPPYQMFQNEYPANELRSRNLSTSTEPVTPLINSPSDSFGDDILQTKLTDLTVEGVISLLDRIEDMKPALPKLAPVLRENAINGRVLKHCDMPDLKSVLGLSFGHWELFRLLITTLRECERLPRKQQRQQQQPGALEAPSNVPMIKDVTDALMQPPRESLSRKNSVSHMEKQVTLEEQMICGTLQTLNEEAYEDVASSERPSPTELDTPTAGAAMTTPLLGASGSVPAPSGRESILKQQGSVKADKRVSIQQTATSNNNNNNSTKLTPNVEYVSERQPEVQGAGKRLTTKPPPGPRPASLIITRNDSNSQFQLLRSSSVDYDDVEAQDHRTTIRTTLLEQQEEEESAPFVFTVRK
- the LOC6735531 gene encoding kinase D-interacting substrate of 220 kDa isoform X7 is translated as MKLSKSFDELILNASRLSLNNLRSPAKKKGKNNINRFGDSMGSLGHRALLQYIDNNDISGLRAILDSRHLTIDDRDENATTVLMVVAGRGLTAFVREFLARGADVQAEDLDNWTALLCASRNGHLDVVQLLLDHGAEVEHRDMGGWTSLMWAAYRGHTELVRLLLDKGADGNAHGNYHLGALLWAAGRGYKDIVELLVQRGAKVNVGDKYGTTALVWACRRGNVEIVDTLLKAGANVDTAGMYSWTPLLVAAAGGHTDCVSSILEKKPNVNALDKDGMTALCIASREGFQDIAASLIAAGAYINIQDRGADTPLIHAVKAGHRTVVEALLKKHADVDIQGKDRKTAIYTAVEKGHTPIVKLLLATNPDLESATKDGDTPLLRAVRNRNLEIVHLLLDRKAKVTASDKRGDTCLHIAMRARSKTIVEALLRNPKHSQLLYRANKAGETPYNIDSLHQKTILGQVFGARRLNTNEDSEGMLGYELYSSALADVLSEPTLTTPITVGLYAKWGSGKSFLLNKLRDEMNNFARQWAEPPIRTSGLLFIVCLHVALLIGTIVGLSTWSAVVGVSAAVGFLLLAYLLLAAVRYCNYQMDMQWAYSVQHGLEKRMTRLRLILQVAFCHPPGPQSDSQAKPVRFHFAEANSASPTGDGAVAHMLAALLDAIESHYGWLATRLYRAFRPKCLKVDVGWRWRRMCCIPIVLIFEFALVTVVTGISLTVAYFTFADEKDKEQILVALYVIAAVMGTLICTHLHVLAKVFVSLFTSHIRVLKRAVRSSESAPLTMLGAEVAVMTDMVKCLDAFTNQQSRLVGVIDALDSCDTERILTLLNAVQTLLSSPNRPFVLLISVDPHVIAKAAEANSRRLFTEGGIGGHDFLRNLVHLPVYLQNSGLRKVQRAQMTALLFKRSGGGDYQTDDGPTLGHSVSARRLSNASEIISSQEKLRGPARGGGGKKLRLSESVASSTGSNLHRLGQNPQTVLDLSRIVLTDDYFSDVNPRSMRRLMNVIYITVRLLKAFQIEFSWYRLSSWINLTEQWPLRASMIVLHHDQFMDGNADESVSLQSVYEKLRPKLAYLREAAPLLELDRDERKLDAFLQLHKSDLLVADLRIFLPFTINLDPYLRKVLKEDQQTIEDEGSLVIQARPSVSNTMRQFPAPTTYVPSPQAYPPYQMFQNEYPANELRSRNLSTSTEPVTPLINSPSDSFGDDILQTKLTDLTVEGVISLLDRIEDMKPALPKLAPVLRENAINGRVLKHCDMPDLKSVLGLSFGHWELFRLLITTLRECERLPRKQQRQQQQPGALEAPSNVPMIKDVTDALMQPPRESLSRKNSVSHMEKQVTLEEQMICGTLQTLNEEAYEDVASSERPSPTELDTPTAGAAMTTPLLGASGSVPAPSGRESILKQQGSVKADKRVSIQQTATSNNNNNNSTKLTPNVEYVSERQPEVQGAGKRLTTKPPPGPRPASLIITRNDSNSQFQLLRSSSVDYDDVEAQDHRTTIRTTLLEQQEEEESAPFVFTVRK
- the LOC6735531 gene encoding kinase D-interacting substrate of 220 kDa isoform X5, translating into MKLSKSFDELILNASRLSLNNLRSPAKKKGKNNINRFGDSMGSLGHRALLQYIDNNDISGLRAILDSRHLTIDDRDENATTVLMVVAGRGLTAFVREFLARGADVQAEDLDNWTALLCASRNGHLDVVQLLLDHGAEVEHRDMGGWTSLMWAAYRGHTELVRLLLDKGADGNAHGNYHLGALLWAAGRGYKDIVELLVQRGAKVNVGDKYGTTALVWACRRGNVEIVDTLLKAGANVDTAGMYSWTPLLVAAAGGHTDCVSSILEKKPNVNALDKDGMTALCIASREGFQDIAASLIAAGAYINIQDRGADTPLIHAVKAGHRTVVEALLKKHADVDIQGKDRKTAIYTAVEKGHTPIVKLLLATNPDLESATKDGDTPLLRAVRNRNLEIVHLLLDRKAKVTASDKRGDTCLHIAMRARSKTIVEALLRNPKHSQLLYRANKAGETPYNIDSLHQKTILGQVFGARRLNTNEDSEGMLGYELYSSALADVLSEPTLTTPITVGLYAKWGSGKSFLLNKLRDEMNNFARQWAEPPIRTSGLLFIVCLHVALLIGTIVGLSTWSAVVGVSAAVGFLLLAYLLLAAVRYCNYQMDMQWAYSVQHGLEKRMTRLRLILQVAFCHPPGPQSDSQAKPVRFHFAEANSASPTGDGAVAHMLAALLDAIESHYGWLATRLYRAFRPKCLKVDVGWRWRRMCCIPIVLIFEFALVTVVTGISLTVAYFTFADEKDKEQILVALYVIAAVMGTLICTHLHVLAKVFVSLFTSHIRVLKRAVRSSESAPLTMLGAEVAVMTDMVKCLDAFTNQQSRLVGVIDALDSCDTERILTLLNAVQTLLSSPNRPFVLLISVDPHVIAKAAEANSRRLFTEGGIGGHDFLRNLVHLPVYLQNSGLRKVQRAQMTALLFKRSGGGDYQTDDGPTLGHSVSARRLSNASEIISSQEKLRGPARGGGGKKLRLSESVASSTGSNLHRLGQNPQTVLDLSRIVLTDDYFSDVNPRSMRRLMNVIYITVRLLKAFQIEFSWYRLSSWINLTEQWPLRASMIVLHHDQFMDGNADESVSLQSVYEKLRPKLAYLREAAPLLELDRDERKLDAFLQLHKSDLLVADLRIFLPFTINLDPYLRKVLKEDQQTIEDEGSLVIQARPSVSNTMRQFPAPTTYVPSPQAYPPYQMFQNEYPANELRSRNLSTSTEPVTPLINSPSDSFGDDILQTKLTDLTVEGVISLLDRIEDMKPALPKLAPVLRENAINGRVLKHCDMPDLKSVLGLSFGHWELFRLLITTLRECERLPRKQQRQQQQPGALEAPSNVPMIKDVTDALMQPPRESLSRKNSVSHMEKQSKVHDYEYLQVTLEEQMICGTLQTLNEEAYEDVASSERPSPTELDTPTAGAAMTTPLLGASGSVPAPSGRESILKQQGSVKADKRVSIQQTATSNNNNNNSTKLTPNVEYVSERQPEVQGAGKRLTTKPPPGPRPASLIITRNDSNSQFQLLRSSSVDYDDVEAQDHRTTIRTTLLEQQEEEESAPFVFTVRK
- the LOC6735531 gene encoding kinase D-interacting substrate of 220 kDa isoform X11; the encoded protein is MGSLGHRALLQYIDNNDISGLRAILDSRHLTIDDRDENATTVLMVVAGRGLTAFVREFLARGADVQAEDLDNWTALLCASRNGHLDVVQLLLDHGAEVEHRDMGGWTSLMWAAYRGHTELVRLLLDKGADGNAHGNYHLGALLWAAGRGYKDIVELLVQRGAKVNVGDKYGTTALVWACRRGNVEIVDTLLKAGANVDTAGMYSWTPLLVAAAGGHTDCVSSILEKKPNVNALDKDGMTALCIASREGFQDIAASLIAAGAYINIQDRGADTPLIHAVKAGHRTVVEALLKKHADVDIQGKDRKTAIYTAVEKGHTPIVKLLLATNPDLESATKDGDTPLLRAVRNRNLEIVHLLLDRKAKVTASDKRGDTCLHIAMRARSKTIVEALLRNPKHSQLLYRANKAGETPYNIDSLHQKTILGQVFGARRLNTNEDSEGMLGYELYSSALADVLSEPTLTTPITVGLYAKWGSGKSFLLNKLRDEMNNFARQWAEPPIRTSGLLFIVCLHVALLIGTIVGLSTWSAVVGVSAAVGFLLLAYLLLAAVRYCNYQMDMQWAYSVQHGLEKRMTRLRLILQVAFCHPPGPQSDSQAKPVRFHFAEANSASPTGDGAVAHMLAALLDAIESHYGWLATRLYRAFRPKCLKVDVGWRWRRMCCIPIVLIFEFALVTVVTGISLTVAYFTFADEKDKEQILVALYVIAAVMGTLICTHLHVLAKVFVSLFTSHIRVLKRAVRSSESAPLTMLGAEVAVMTDMVKCLDAFTNQQSRLVGVIDALDSCDTERILTLLNAVQTLLSSPNRPFVLLISVDPHVIAKAAEANSRRLFTEGGIGGHDFLRNLVHLPVYLQNSGLRKVQRAQMTALLFKRSGGGDYQTDDGPTLGHSVSARRLSNASEIISSQEKLRGPARGGGGKKLRLSESVASSTGSNLHRLGQNPQTVLDLSRIVLTDDYFSDVNPRSMRRLMNVIYITVRLLKAFQIEFSWYRLSSWINLTEQWPLRASMIVLHHDQFMDGNADESVSLQSVYEKLRPKLAYLREAAPLLELDRDERKLDAFLQLHKSDLLVADLRIFLPFTINLDPYLRKVLKEDQQTIEDEGSLVIQARPSVSNTMRQFPAPTTYVPSPQAYPPYQMFQNEYPANELRSRNLSTSTEPVTPLINSPSDSFGDDILQTKLTDLTVEGVISLLDRIEDMKPALPKLAPVLRENAINGRVLKHCDMPDLKSVLGLSFGHWELFRLLITTLRECERLPRKQQRQQQQPGALEAPSNVPMIKDVTDALMQPPRESLSRKNSVSHMEKQSKVHDYEYLQVTLEEQMICGTLQTLNEEAYEDVASSERPSPTELDTPTAGAAMTTPLLGASGSVPAPSGRESILKQQGSVKADKRVSIQQTATSNNNNNNSTKLTPNVEYVSERQPEVQGAGKRLTTKPPPGPRPASLIITRNDSNSQFQLLRSSSVDYDDVEAQDHRTTIRTTLLEQQEEEESAPFVFTVRK
- the LOC6735531 gene encoding kinase D-interacting substrate of 220 kDa isoform X6, translating into MVESVPVYSISRFVESHLAISANGERRISNSRNINRFGDSMGSLGHRALLQYIDNNDISGLRAILDSRHLTIDDRDENATTVLMVVAGRGLTAFVREFLARGADVQAEDLDNWTALLCASRNGHLDVVQLLLDHGAEVEHRDMGGWTSLMWAAYRGHTELVRLLLDKGADGNAHGNYHLGALLWAAGRGYKDIVELLVQRGAKVNVGDKYGTTALVWACRRGNVEIVDTLLKAGANVDTAGMYSWTPLLVAAAGGHTDCVSSILEKKPNVNALDKDGMTALCIASREGFQDIAASLIAAGAYINIQDRGADTPLIHAVKAGHRTVVEALLKKHADVDIQGKDRKTAIYTAVEKGHTPIVKLLLATNPDLESATKDGDTPLLRAVRNRNLEIVHLLLDRKAKVTASDKRGDTCLHIAMRARSKTIVEALLRNPKHSQLLYRANKAGETPYNIDSLHQKTILGQVFGARRLNTNEDSEGMLGYELYSSALADVLSEPTLTTPITVGLYAKWGSGKSFLLNKLRDEMNNFARQWAEPPIRTSGLLFIVCLHVALLIGTIVGLSTWSAVVGVSAAVGFLLLAYLLLAAVRYCNYQMDMQWAYSVQHGLEKRMTRLRLILQVAFCHPPGPQSDSQAKPVRFHFAEANSASPTGDGAVAHMLAALLDAIESHYGWLATRLYRAFRPKCLKVDVGWRWRRMCCIPIVLIFEFALVTVVTGISLTVAYFTFADEKDKEQILVALYVIAAVMGTLICTHLHVLAKVFVSLFTSHIRVLKRAVRSSESAPLTMLGAEVAVMTDMVKCLDAFTNQQSRLVGVIDALDSCDTERILTLLNAVQTLLSSPNRPFVLLISVDPHVIAKAAEANSRRLFTEGGIGGHDFLRNLVHLPVYLQNSGLRKVQRAQMTALLFKRSGGGDYQTDDGPTLGHSVSARRLSNASEIISSQEKLRGPARGGGGKKLRLSESVASSTGSNLHRLGQNPQTVLDLSRIVLTDDYFSDVNPRSMRRLMNVIYITVRLLKAFQIEFSWYRLSSWINLTEQWPLRASMIVLHHDQFMDGNADESVSLQSVYEKLRPKLAYLREAAPLLELDRDERKLDAFLQLHKSDLLVADLRIFLPFTINLDPYLRKVLKEDQQTIEDEGSLVIQARPSVSNTMRQFPAPTTYVPSPQAYPPYQMFQNEYPANELRSRNLSTSTEPVTPLINSPSDSFGDDILQTKLTDLTVEGVISLLDRIEDMKPALPKLAPVLRENAINGRVLKHCDMPDLKSVLGLSFGHWELFRLLITTLRECERLPRKQQRQQQQPGALEAPSNVPMIKDVTDALMQPPRESLSRKNSVSHMEKQSKVHDYEYLQVTLEEQMICGTLQTLNEEAYEDVASSERPSPTELDTPTAGAAMTTPLLGASGSVPAPSGRESILKQQGSVKADKRVSIQQTATSNNNNNNSTKLTPNVEYVSERQPEVQGAGKRLTTKPPPGPRPASLIITRNDSNSQFQLLRSSSVDYDDVEAQDHRTTIRTTLLEQQEEEESAPFVFTVRK